The segment GAGCAGGGGCTTGGAGAGGTGTTCTATGAGTTCAGCGAGCCTGTTGTCTGCCGTTGCGGAACTCCCTGTGTTGTCAACATGGTCAAAGGCCAATGGTTCCTGAACTATTCCAGTCCTGAATGGAAGGACAAGGTCTACCGCTGTATAGAGAATATGGACATCATCCCTGAGGAACTCAGGGTCGAGTTCAACAATAAGGTTGACTGGCTCAAGGACAAGGCATGCGCCAGGAAAAAAGGTCTTGGAACACTCCTTCCATTTGACAAGAACTGGCTTATCGAATCCCTTGGAGATTCCACCATTTACATGTCATACTACGTCGTTGCCAAGTTCATAGCAGCAGGCATCGAGACAGAACAGCTGGTTCCTGAACTGTTCGATTATGTGCTTCTTGGAAAAGGAACTGCACAGGATGCTGAAGCAGCAAGTGGCGTTAGTGCAGACACCATTGAGCATATCCGCAGTGATTTCGAATACTGGTACCCTGTTGACCTGAGATCATCAGGAAAGGACCTGATACCAAACCACCTACTGTTCTTCCTGTTCCATCACGTTGCGATCTTCGATGAGGAAAAATGGCCACGTGCAATCGCTATCAATGGTTTCGTATCACTTGAAGGACAGAAGATGAGCAAGTCCAAGGGACCACTGCTCACACTCAGCGAAGCTGTGGGTTCCTATGGTGCAGATATTTCAAGGATGTACATCCTCTCCAGTGCTGAACAGATGCAGGATGCTGACTGGAAGAACAGTGGCATAGAATCTGCAAGAAAGCAGATCGACAGGTACTACAAGCTTGCAAAGGAGATCATCGGATCAGGTGCCACATCGGGTATTGGAAGCGATATGAAAGGCATTGACAGGTGGATGCTGAGCAGACTTCAGCAGCGTATCCTTGAGACGAACGAAGCTCTGGGCACTATCAGGACAAGACATGCATTGCAGAACTCTTTCTTCCTGCTGCTCAATGATCTGAAGTGGTATCAGAAACGTGGCGGAAGCGTGCTTCTCTATGATATACTTGAGACCTGGGTACGCCTTATGGCACCGTTCACCCCTCACGTATGTGAAGAGATCTGGGAGGCAATGGGCAAGGAAGGAATGGTATCTCTTGCAGGTTACCCGACATATGATGAAACACTTGTAGACACCAGTGCTGAGTTTACAGAAGAACTTATCAGCGGTACAATATCAGATGTCGACGAGATCATCAGGGTCACAAAGATAACACCACAGAAAGCAGTCCTTTACACAGCACCGGAATGGAAGACAACTGCCTTTAAAAAAGCACTTGCAATGCAGAAGGAAGGCGACCTCAACCCCGGCGTGCTGATAAAGGAACTTATGAGCGATCCGGAAATGAGACGCTATGGAAAGGAAGTGCCTAAATTTGCACAGAAGCTCGTTGGAGATATCACTTCCATGAGCGAAGAATCGTTCAACACACTGACAAGCTTCGAACTTGATGAAAAGGTCGCTCTTGAAGAGAACAAGGACTTCTTTGAGAAGGAGATCGGATGCCCTGTTGAGGTATATTCAGCTGACGATGCAGAATATGACCCTGAGAACAAGGCAAAGTTCGCCTATCCACTAAGACCGGCGATCTATCTGGAATAAGGTGAAAGGGTTAACCCTTCACCAATATTTATTTTTAAAACTATTTTTTAGAAAAAGAGTAGCTTAGATAAGGGTTACCTGTTTGGTCTTAGGTACAAGACCGCTCAGATCTGACATGTCCTTTGTCAGTGCGATCAAAACAGAATTTGTCAGCTCATTGAGCTTGTCCGTTGTTGAATTTAGATCGACCTCATATGCAGGATCGGAATCCGGGACCTTTATCCTTTTAATTGACCTTCTAAGATCGCGAATATCCTTACCGGTTGTTTCTTTGACTGTTACCAGAGAACTACGGTGCTTCCTTATGTGGGGGTCATTCACACCCATGATCTTTAGCTCTTCCTTGAAGATCGGCCTCTCAAATATGGAAGATAAAATACAAACCGCTACGGGAAAACGGGAATCCGGATCCAGTGAATGAAGGTGTTTGGCCATCATGGAATAAAGATCATTATCCAGTGTTTCGGATCCTTCCACACAGACATAGATCTTTGATGGAGGAATTTCCACTTCATTGAGCTTGTTCATATCTCTGAGCGCACGAAGATAGCCT is part of the Methanococcoides methylutens MM1 genome and harbors:
- the leuS gene encoding leucine--tRNA ligase, whose amino-acid sequence is MQQDYSSHDIEQKWQQKWNESGVFEAEPDDREKFFITIPYPYLNGNLHAGHTRTFTIGDVVARYRRMLGYNVLYPMGFHVTGTPIVGLAELIQNQDPQTMKVYSQFHGIPMETLTGLDTPEKIVEYFSVEAEKAMRSIGYSIDWRRKFTTTDPTYKKFIEWQFNLLYEKNLIVKGSHPVKWCPNDNNPVEDHDILHGEEATIVDYTLIKFKYNDIVLPCATLRPETTFGVTNLWINPDLEHVKIKVTFEGREEFWVVSKEAYHKLTFTDREVEFIEDVDARSLIGIKVKNPLTEAEVITLPASFVKGENGSGIVMSVPSHAPYDYLAVRDLYDKDLSEYGITEDLRDLKFISLIKVPEFGELPALEAVEQFNVKDQKDPKAEEATKMVYRREFHGGVLKENTGKYAGMAVSKIKDVLTRDLIEQGLGEVFYEFSEPVVCRCGTPCVVNMVKGQWFLNYSSPEWKDKVYRCIENMDIIPEELRVEFNNKVDWLKDKACARKKGLGTLLPFDKNWLIESLGDSTIYMSYYVVAKFIAAGIETEQLVPELFDYVLLGKGTAQDAEAASGVSADTIEHIRSDFEYWYPVDLRSSGKDLIPNHLLFFLFHHVAIFDEEKWPRAIAINGFVSLEGQKMSKSKGPLLTLSEAVGSYGADISRMYILSSAEQMQDADWKNSGIESARKQIDRYYKLAKEIIGSGATSGIGSDMKGIDRWMLSRLQQRILETNEALGTIRTRHALQNSFFLLLNDLKWYQKRGGSVLLYDILETWVRLMAPFTPHVCEEIWEAMGKEGMVSLAGYPTYDETLVDTSAEFTEELISGTISDVDEIIRVTKITPQKAVLYTAPEWKTTAFKKALAMQKEGDLNPGVLIKELMSDPEMRRYGKEVPKFAQKLVGDITSMSEESFNTLTSFELDEKVALEENKDFFEKEIGCPVEVYSADDAEYDPENKAKFAYPLRPAIYLE